One part of the Mobula birostris isolate sMobBir1 chromosome 17, sMobBir1.hap1, whole genome shotgun sequence genome encodes these proteins:
- the tmem167a gene encoding protein kish-A, protein MSAIFNFQSLLTVILLLICTCAYIRALAPSVLDKNKTGLLGIFWKCARIGERKSPYVAVCCIVMAFSILFVR, encoded by the exons TCGGCAATTTTCAACTTTCAGAGTCTGCTAACGGTGATCCTTCTCCTAATTTGCACCTGTGCTTACATCAGGGCCCTAGCTCCCAGTGTTCTGGACAAAAATAAAACTGG ACTTCTGGGGATATTTTGGAAATGTGCCAGAATAG GTGAACGGAAAAGCCCATATGTGGCCGTATGTTGTATTGTGATGGCCTTCAGTATTCTCTTTGTACGGTAA